The DNA segment GATAAAATCATGTTATGAATACCATTCTTTTAATTGAAGACGATGCAGCCTTACGTGAAAATACTGAAGAATTATTGGAACTTTCCAATTATAACGTAATCACTGCCCCAAATGGAAAAATTGGAATAGAAAAGGCAAAAGCAGAAATTCCCAACATCATCATTTGTGATATCATGATGCCCGAAGTAGATGGATATGGTGTTCTTAAAAATCTTTCTTTGGACGATAAAACACAGCACATCCCATTTATTTTTCTTTCTGCCAAAACAGAACATAAGGAAATTAGAAAAGGAATGAACCTGGGGGCTGACGATTACCTTACCAAACCTTTTGAAGAAGAAGAACTATTGAGCGCTGTTGAAAGTCGTTTGGCCAAAGCAAACTTGCTTTCAAAAATGATGGAGGGAAAAGTATCTTCGGAAAAAGACAACGAGGATGGTGTCCGTAACCTAAACGAACTTAAAAACTTTTTTGACGACCACGGAAAAATACTCACTATTGAAAAAGGAGAGGTTATCTTTAGAGAAGGGCAATATGCCACTATGATTTACCTTATTTTAAAGGGAGTAGTTAAAACCCATAAAATGGACGACAGTGCAAAGGAACTTATTACAACTTTGTACAAAGCCGATGATTTTTTAGGATTTACTTCATTAATGGAAAGTGTACCTTATACTGAATCTGCCACTGCTGTAGAAGATGTGGAGCTGGCCGGGGTAGCCATTACCGATCTCAAGGAAATATTAGGAAAAAACAAAAATGTATCCTTAGAATTAATGAACGTATTGACCGACACCCTTTCCGATGTAAAGGAACAGCTACTACAAATGGCCTACAGTTCCGTTAGAAGAAAAACGGCACAGACCATTCTTCAATTTGCAGAAATACTCAATAAAAAACCGGAAGATGCTATCAAGATTTCTCGGTACGACCTTGCCAGTGTAGCTGGAATTGCAACCGAAAGCCTTATTCGTACCCTTTCAGGTTTTAAGAAAAAAGGGCTAATTGAAATTGAAGGGCGAAATATCCGTATTTTAGACTTGAAAGGACTAAAACAAGAAGACTAACTATTTTTTGCTCAACATGCTTTATTTTAAAAAGCTGGACATTTTTTAAAACTGACCGTTGTCATTCTTTACACAAAACCATCACAGTACTTTTGCTATAAAGTGAAATTAACGTGATGAATGTATTAATCCCGACTGATTTTTCAGATAATTCGTGGAATGCGATTGAATATGCTATTTCTTTATTAAAAGAAGTACGTGTAACGTTTCATTTATTACATATAAATAATAGACTAGGTACTGAAATGGGACCTGAAATTCAAGGAAGTGGGACATTGCTTGCTGCTCAAGATAAAATAAAAGTGGCTACTCAATTACAAGAGCTAAAAAATAAAATCCTTACGCAATATGCCTTTCATAATCATGCTTACAAGTCTACTATTGAAAACACTTCATTTATAAAAGGGGTACGTTCTCAAATTACTAAAAATGAAATAGACCTCATTATTATGGGGACTAAAGGGGCGTCGGGTATTAAAAAATATACCTTGGGTAGCAATGCAGGCGATGTAATAACAAAGGTAAAATGCCCTGTTTTGGTTATTCCTGAAAATACCCGGTTTGAAGAGCCAAAACATATTGCATTTCCTACAGATTTCAACTTACTTTATAAAGAACGGATTGTAAAAACATTAAAAAGTGTAACACAATTACATCATTCTTTTCTACATGTGGTTCACGTTAGAGGTAAAAACCTACCATTAACCGAAGCGCAGGAAAAAAATAAAATTTTCTTAAAGGATAGCTTAGAAGAAATACAGCATAGGTTTCATACTTGTAACACCTTTGATTTGGAAGAAGCCATTCAAAAATTTGTTGAAAAAAAGCAGATTAATATAATAGCCATGGTAGCTAAAAACCTCAATTTTTTTCAACGTATTTTATTTAGACCTACCGTTAAAAAAATGAGCTATCAAACTGAAGTCCCTTTTTTGGTACTTCACGAATAAAAACAAATAACGTTTACATTTTTAGTTATTCATCTTTTTCAATGGAGTGATCCTCATAGAAATCGTCAAATGTTTTATCGGTGGTATAGGTATCTGTCAATATTTTATAAATCGTATAAATTAAAAATACTTGTCCCAATGCGGTAAGATAGAATACCCAATTAAATGAAAAATTCATCAACGAAAAGATCAACACTGTCAATAATACAAACGTCGTAATGACTAACCAAGAGATGGCAGAAAGTTTCATCTTTTCTTTTAAAGATAAACATTGTTCATTAAATATATTATTAAGAATACACTAAATTTCAAATAGTTAACTGATAAATGTCATAGTATTTCAGGTTAAGTCAAGCTATCTTTGGTTCTGTTAAAAACAGTGCCAACTATGCGAAAAATAATCATCCCAACCGATTTTTCAGAAAATGCTCGTAATGCAGTACGATATGCCGTAGAACTTTTTAAGTATGATCGTTGTGAAATTACACTTCTCCATGCTTTTGCAGATGAGGTGTATGAAAACAACCTAGAGATGTCACGTTCTCTTTTTGAAGAATACAAGAAAAAAACAAAGCAAAGTGCTGAAAAGGAGCTAGAAAACCTTTTAATATTCGTAAAAGAAGCTTCTCCTAACCCGAGGCACAAATACTCAGCTAATGCGGTGTTTTCAAATTTAATAGACGCCGTGAACGAACTAGTAGAAACCGACAACAGCGATATCGTTGTGATGGGAACTCGGGGACATACCGATGACCGCGACCTTACTTTTGGGAGCAATACATTACAGGTGGTAAAATATGTAAGTTGTCCTGTACTGGCAGTGCCTTCAAAATATACAGATTGGCACCCTAAAGAAGTACTGTTTCCTACACCTTACCTTATGCCGTTTAGGCGCAGGGAAATAAAACTGTTAAGTACTATATGTGAAAAATTTAAAGCTACTATTCACCTTCTATACGTTTCAGAGTATGAAAAACTGTCGTTTCGCCAACAAGATAACAAAGCGTTTTTAAATTCTTGTATAAAAGATAATTACCGGCAGTTCCACATTAAAACAGGAAAGGACATAGTAAAAACAGTCAATTCTTTTATAAATGAAGAGGATATAGATATGCTTGTAATGATAAATCATCGCCATTCATTTTTAGAAGGTATACTGTACAGCAACACCATCGATAAAATAGGGTTGAAAGTACAAGTACCCTTTTTAATACTTCAAAATTTATCACGATAAAATTTAATTAAAAATGAAAAAAATCCTAATACCCACCGATTTTTCAAACAATGCATATGCTGCGTTGTTTTATACTGTAAAACTTTTTAGTGACGAAGAAGTACAATTTTATCTATTGCATTCATTTGCCGATAGTGTCTCTGCGCTTACAAGCCGTGTGGATATTGGTAAATCTGAAAAATTGATGGACAAACTGTACGATGAAGCCGATAAAGACGGCAAACAGCTCATTCATCATATTAACCGAGACAGTGATAACAAGTCACACAATTTTGAGTTTATTTCCACCTCCATGTCCTTGGTGCGGGGAACCAATAAACTGATTATAAAGTACGGTATCGATTTGGTTGTAATGGGAACCAAAGGGCGTACTGCTGCCGAAGATATTTTATTGGGCAGCAATACCATTCAGGTTATCAAAAACATTAAAAATGCACCTTTATTGGTAGTACCGCAGGAAATGGATTTCACAATACCTTCAGAAATTGCTTTTGCTACAGATTATAACGAAGCATTTCCAACCGTAGGGATAACTCCTATGCTAGCTTTAGCTAAAAGCTACCAATCAACTATTCATTTAGTGCACGTAGGTGAAAAAGCTACTATGGATACCCAACAGCAACAACACTTAAAACTTATTAAAAAAGCCCTTACAGACTGTAAAACAAAAATACATTGGATTTCTAAAGAAGGCAGTATAGCAAACAGTATTGATAGTTTTGTTGTTGATAAAAGCATAGATCTGCTGGTGATGGTATATCACAGATACAATGCAATTGCTCGCATATTTAGGGAAGCAGTTGTAAAGAAAATAGGGAAGACCACCTCGGTACCCTATATGGTAATACCTATAAGAGACTGATATAAATCGTGTTTAAAAACCAATATTCATTTTATAACTAAACCTTGTAAAATTATGAAAAAGAAAATTTTAATACCTACCGATTTCTCAAAAAATGCATGGAATGCAACTACTTACGCCATGAACCTTTTTAAAGGAGAACAGTGTGAATTTCATATTCTCAATACATTTTATTTGGGCGGATATTCAACCGAAAACCTCTTAATTCCTGAACCTGGCGATGCAACTTATGAGTCAATTAAAGAAGCTTCAGAAAAAAAGATGAGTAAACTAAAAATTCAACTTAGTTATCGGGATGACTCACCAGAGCATCGATTTTATTTTTACAACGAATTTGGCCCCTTGACCGAGGTTATCAAGACGATTATTGAAAAAAAGGATATTGAATTTATTGTGATGGGTACTCGTGGCGAAACAGATTCAAAAGATGTTATTTTTGGCAGCAATACTATTAATGCAATGGAAAACATACGACTTTGTCCGATTCTGGCCATTCCGGGTACTTTTTTCTTTAAAGAACCTAACGAGATTGTATTCCCTACAAGTTTTAAAACCCATTTTAAACAAAGGGAATTAAAACACTTGGTAGAAATTGCCAAGTTGACAAATGCCCCTGTACGCATACTTCACATAAAAAAAGAAGATAAACTGAGTGAAGAACAAAAGGAAAATAAAGCTTTGTTGGAAGATATCTTGGTAACAATAGAATTCAGCCATCATACATTGGATAATATTGATGTAAAAAAAGGACTCCATAGTTTTGTTCAAAGTAGGGAAAGCGAGATGATAGCCTTTATCAATAAAAAGCATACTTTTTTTGGTAGTATTTTTTCAAATCCTATGGTAAAGGATTTAGGTGTACATGCTAAGGTACCGGTATTGGCTATGCACGACATACGCTCATAGCTTTAAAATATGAAACCTGAAACAAATAGCATAGAATTGATAAAATCATCAGGAAAGCGTGTTCGGTTTTCCATTGAAAAACTAAAAGCTTCCCTTAGACATAGCGGCGCAGATACAGCAACTATTAATAAAATAACCAATACCGTGCGGGACGAGCTGTATCAGGGTATTTCTACCAAAGAAATTTACAACAGGGCTTTTGCGATGCTTAAAAAGGAAAAGCTGGAATACGCTTCAAAGTATAAATTGAAAAAAGCCATTTACGAACTGGGACCTACTGGTTTTCCCTTTGAAAAATTCATTGGTGCCCTCTATCAATATTCAGGTTATCAAGTAACAGTGGGTAAGATGTTGGAAGGAAAATGTGTGAGTCATGAGGTTGATGTAATCGCCCATAAAAAGAATCATCGCATACTGGCAGAATGTAAATTTCACAGTGAAGAGGGCCGAAATTGCGATGTAAAAATACCATTATACATTCATTCTCGGTTTCAGGACATTATAAAGTCTAGCAAAGAAAACAAAGCTATAACTAAAGAAGGATGGGTGGTTACAAATACACGTTTTACAAAAGATGCAGAACAATATGCACTATGTGCAGGCTTGAAACTATTAAGCTGGAATTACCCAACTGGAAATGGGCTAAAAGACCGTATCGATCGATTAGGGCTCTATCCAATAACGGTTTTAACTTTATTGTCTAAACGTGAAAAGCAATTTTTGTTAAGCCGTGATGTGGTTTTGTGCCGACAATTACTGAGAGATAAATTTTATTTGGATCATTTGGGTATCTCTGAAAAAAGAAAACAGCGTATTTTTTCTGAAATATCCATTCTTTGTAACAATAGTTAATCATTATGAAAACTATAACTGTTCAATTTTTGGGAGCTGCTGGCACGGTTACAGGGTCTAAGTTTTACCTGGAAACACCTGATGGCAATTTTTTAATTGATTGTGGCATGTTTCAAGGGTTGAAAGAACTACGGGAAGAAAACTGGAAGCCTTTTCCTGTAGATGCTTCAAAAATAAACTTTGTATTTTTAACTCACGGCCATTTGGATCATACTGGTTATCTGCCACGCTTATTTAAGGAAGGTTTCCGAGGAAAAATAATCGGGACACCGCCCACCTTGGCGATTACCGAAATTATCCTGCTGGATAGCGCCAAAATACATGAAGAAGAAGCCGAACGCGCCAACAAAGAGGGGTACTCTAAACACCAACCCGCCAAACCGTTTTATACTATTAAAGAAGCCGAAGCTACCTTGCGGTTGTTCAAAAATGCGGAAAAGGATATTTGGATTACCTTGACCGAACATATACAGTACCGGTTTCGGTACAATGGTCATATTATTGGTGCTACTTTTATCGAACTGGATGTGTATGGAAAGCGGTTTGTTTTTTCAGGCGATATTGGGCGCACC comes from the Marixanthomonas ophiurae genome and includes:
- a CDS encoding universal stress protein gives rise to the protein MKKILIPTDFSNNAYAALFYTVKLFSDEEVQFYLLHSFADSVSALTSRVDIGKSEKLMDKLYDEADKDGKQLIHHINRDSDNKSHNFEFISTSMSLVRGTNKLIIKYGIDLVVMGTKGRTAAEDILLGSNTIQVIKNIKNAPLLVVPQEMDFTIPSEIAFATDYNEAFPTVGITPMLALAKSYQSTIHLVHVGEKATMDTQQQQHLKLIKKALTDCKTKIHWISKEGSIANSIDSFVVDKSIDLLVMVYHRYNAIARIFREAVVKKIGKTTSVPYMVIPIRD
- a CDS encoding restriction endonuclease translates to MKPETNSIELIKSSGKRVRFSIEKLKASLRHSGADTATINKITNTVRDELYQGISTKEIYNRAFAMLKKEKLEYASKYKLKKAIYELGPTGFPFEKFIGALYQYSGYQVTVGKMLEGKCVSHEVDVIAHKKNHRILAECKFHSEEGRNCDVKIPLYIHSRFQDIIKSSKENKAITKEGWVVTNTRFTKDAEQYALCAGLKLLSWNYPTGNGLKDRIDRLGLYPITVLTLLSKREKQFLLSRDVVLCRQLLRDKFYLDHLGISEKRKQRIFSEISILCNNS
- a CDS encoding universal stress protein; the protein is MRKIIIPTDFSENARNAVRYAVELFKYDRCEITLLHAFADEVYENNLEMSRSLFEEYKKKTKQSAEKELENLLIFVKEASPNPRHKYSANAVFSNLIDAVNELVETDNSDIVVMGTRGHTDDRDLTFGSNTLQVVKYVSCPVLAVPSKYTDWHPKEVLFPTPYLMPFRRREIKLLSTICEKFKATIHLLYVSEYEKLSFRQQDNKAFLNSCIKDNYRQFHIKTGKDIVKTVNSFINEEDIDMLVMINHRHSFLEGILYSNTIDKIGLKVQVPFLILQNLSR
- a CDS encoding response regulator → MNTILLIEDDAALRENTEELLELSNYNVITAPNGKIGIEKAKAEIPNIIICDIMMPEVDGYGVLKNLSLDDKTQHIPFIFLSAKTEHKEIRKGMNLGADDYLTKPFEEEELLSAVESRLAKANLLSKMMEGKVSSEKDNEDGVRNLNELKNFFDDHGKILTIEKGEVIFREGQYATMIYLILKGVVKTHKMDDSAKELITTLYKADDFLGFTSLMESVPYTESATAVEDVELAGVAITDLKEILGKNKNVSLELMNVLTDTLSDVKEQLLQMAYSSVRRKTAQTILQFAEILNKKPEDAIKISRYDLASVAGIATESLIRTLSGFKKKGLIEIEGRNIRILDLKGLKQED
- a CDS encoding universal stress protein, producing the protein MKKKILIPTDFSKNAWNATTYAMNLFKGEQCEFHILNTFYLGGYSTENLLIPEPGDATYESIKEASEKKMSKLKIQLSYRDDSPEHRFYFYNEFGPLTEVIKTIIEKKDIEFIVMGTRGETDSKDVIFGSNTINAMENIRLCPILAIPGTFFFKEPNEIVFPTSFKTHFKQRELKHLVEIAKLTNAPVRILHIKKEDKLSEEQKENKALLEDILVTIEFSHHTLDNIDVKKGLHSFVQSRESEMIAFINKKHTFFGSIFSNPMVKDLGVHAKVPVLAMHDIRS
- a CDS encoding universal stress protein, encoding MNVLIPTDFSDNSWNAIEYAISLLKEVRVTFHLLHINNRLGTEMGPEIQGSGTLLAAQDKIKVATQLQELKNKILTQYAFHNHAYKSTIENTSFIKGVRSQITKNEIDLIIMGTKGASGIKKYTLGSNAGDVITKVKCPVLVIPENTRFEEPKHIAFPTDFNLLYKERIVKTLKSVTQLHHSFLHVVHVRGKNLPLTEAQEKNKIFLKDSLEEIQHRFHTCNTFDLEEAIQKFVEKKQINIIAMVAKNLNFFQRILFRPTVKKMSYQTEVPFLVLHE